One Pasteurella dagmatis DNA segment encodes these proteins:
- the rlmKL gene encoding bifunctional 23S rRNA (guanine(2069)-N(7))-methyltransferase RlmK/23S rRNA (guanine(2445)-N(2))-methyltransferase RlmL, with the protein MKTLFATTARGFEELLKVELTELGATECQIAQGGVHFCADEKTQYRVLLWTRLASRILLPIVNTKIYSDLDLYSAVVSQNWLDYFDEKASFMVDFNGTNREIRHTQFGAMRVKDGIVDYFERTGKARPNVDKDYPDIRIHTYLNREELVISLDLSGEALHMRGYREDTGKAPLRETLAAAIVLRSGWEVGTPLVDPMCGSGTLLIEAAQMQAKIAPQLHRLHWGFDFWKGHNQSAWDKVKGEAVALAEQEFNREHKANFYGFDLDHRVLQKAKRNAQNAGVAHLIQWQQGDVAGLKNPFAEEKGTVICNPPYGERLGTTPALIALYSVFGQRLKEQFTDWNVSVFSAEPALLDCLRLRSHRQFKAKNGPLECVQKNYRISVRPSSELQKSAVENTLEFDRTSATPVAVDFANRLQKNIKKVEKWAKQQGLNAYRLYDADLPEYNLAVDRYDDHIVVQEYAAPKNIDENKARQRLLDAVTATLQVTGVETNKLILKVRQKQKGTNQYEKLANKGEYFYVNEYGAKLWVNLTDYLDTGLFLDHRLTRKMLGEMAKGKDFLNLFAYTGSATVHAALGGAKSTTTVDMSNTYLNWAEQNLLLNDLEGKQHKLIQADCLQWLERCDRQFDLIFVDPPTFSNSKRMEDSWDVQRDHIKLMTNLKRILRPNGTIVFSNNKRGFKMDFDGLNELGLSAVEISAKTLPLDFERNKQIHNCWVLTLEK; encoded by the coding sequence ATGAAAACACTTTTCGCCACAACTGCACGTGGTTTTGAAGAATTATTAAAAGTTGAATTAACCGAGCTTGGTGCGACAGAATGTCAAATTGCACAAGGTGGCGTTCATTTTTGTGCAGATGAAAAAACTCAATATCGAGTGTTACTTTGGACACGTTTAGCTTCACGCATTTTATTGCCAATTGTAAATACAAAAATTTATAGCGACCTTGATTTATATTCAGCTGTAGTGAGCCAAAATTGGTTGGATTATTTTGATGAAAAAGCCAGCTTTATGGTAGATTTTAACGGCACAAACAGAGAAATTCGCCATACTCAGTTTGGTGCAATGCGTGTTAAAGACGGTATCGTGGATTATTTTGAACGCACAGGTAAAGCACGTCCTAACGTGGATAAAGATTATCCAGATATTCGTATTCACACTTACTTAAATCGTGAAGAATTGGTGATCTCTTTAGATTTAAGCGGTGAAGCATTGCATATGCGTGGCTATCGTGAAGATACCGGCAAAGCGCCTTTGCGTGAAACATTAGCGGCTGCGATTGTGTTACGATCAGGTTGGGAAGTTGGCACGCCGTTAGTTGACCCGATGTGTGGTTCGGGGACATTGTTAATTGAAGCTGCACAAATGCAAGCGAAAATAGCACCGCAGTTACACCGCTTACATTGGGGCTTTGATTTTTGGAAAGGGCATAATCAAAGTGCGTGGGATAAAGTCAAAGGCGAAGCAGTCGCATTAGCAGAACAAGAATTTAACAGAGAACATAAAGCGAATTTTTATGGCTTTGATTTAGACCATCGAGTATTGCAAAAAGCAAAACGCAATGCACAAAATGCTGGTGTAGCTCATTTAATCCAATGGCAACAAGGCGATGTGGCAGGATTAAAAAATCCATTTGCTGAAGAAAAAGGCACAGTGATTTGTAACCCGCCTTATGGTGAGCGTTTAGGTACAACGCCGGCATTAATTGCCTTATATTCTGTGTTCGGTCAGCGTTTGAAAGAGCAATTTACCGATTGGAATGTGTCAGTATTTAGTGCAGAACCTGCATTATTAGACTGCTTACGTTTGCGTTCACACCGTCAATTTAAAGCGAAAAATGGTCCGCTAGAATGTGTTCAAAAAAATTATCGCATCAGTGTTCGCCCATCCTCTGAATTACAAAAAAGTGCGGTAGAAAATACGTTAGAATTTGACCGCACTTCGGCAACCCCTGTGGCAGTTGATTTTGCGAATCGTCTGCAAAAAAATATCAAAAAAGTCGAAAAATGGGCGAAACAACAAGGTCTGAATGCTTATCGTCTATACGATGCAGATTTGCCTGAGTATAACTTAGCGGTGGATCGTTATGACGATCATATCGTCGTGCAAGAATATGCCGCACCAAAAAATATTGATGAAAACAAAGCGCGCCAACGTTTATTAGATGCAGTTACTGCAACTTTACAAGTGACTGGCGTAGAAACCAATAAACTGATTTTAAAAGTCCGTCAAAAACAAAAAGGTACCAATCAATATGAAAAATTAGCCAATAAAGGCGAATATTTCTATGTGAATGAGTATGGTGCCAAATTATGGGTGAACTTAACCGATTATTTGGATACAGGTTTGTTCCTCGATCACCGTTTAACCCGCAAAATGCTTGGTGAAATGGCAAAAGGAAAAGACTTCTTAAACCTGTTTGCTTACACAGGCTCGGCGACTGTTCACGCTGCATTAGGCGGTGCAAAATCCACAACTACAGTGGATATGTCGAACACCTATTTAAACTGGGCAGAACAAAATTTATTGCTCAATGATTTAGAAGGCAAACAGCACAAACTCATTCAAGCAGACTGTTTACAATGGCTTGAACGTTGTGATCGCCAATTTGATTTGATTTTCGTTGATCCACCAACATTCTCTAACTCAAAACGTATGGAAGACAGTTGGGACGTACAACGCGATCACATCAAGCTAATGACCAATTTAAAACGCATTTTACGCCCAAATGGCACAATCGTTTTCTCCAACAACAAACGAGGTTTCAAAATGGACTTTGACGGTTTAAATGAATTGGGATTAAGTGCGGTCGAAATTTCCGCAAAAACGTTACCGCTCGATTTTGAACGTAATAAACAAATCCATAATTGTTGGGTATTGACGTTGGAGAAATAA
- the csy1 gene encoding type I-F CRISPR-associated protein Csy1: MSHFIKSRISLFLKEQNLKKSEGDRKKLAKATDPAEIENLTQIIQEFDQKYQFDTWIANAANVMAKQLKFGTHISKGIHPDTKGDNVNFQSNDLLPPEYVGSQSVSSLELDANGNAAALPLASFFNFIVDEEKQLKLRDLLLSDDLRLDSCFADDLELSKCYKKQFQQALMGDLTQPETHERNKQLLWANGENAIENDDYTCLIPLYPSSLTYAFYQKVNNNRYSEQNKQARENRNKKTVEQAHYVSINQLATVALGGSKPQNISLLMSAQGGRNYLLPSLPPIMTSSHYFKLSTSQTTIFNDRLVYACRYGLRQLFEVVEARKNVYEVRDNRIEALNIVLQSVLRIASTLQKQQAGWSKDYQLEMCEKYWLDPKRSLLPEEEAFRVEYEKGDWVDEVERHFALWINRCLQKRFPKIADDFADPEYNEWRRNIRNTLRYRLRHP; the protein is encoded by the coding sequence ATGTCTCATTTTATAAAAAGTAGAATTTCATTGTTCCTTAAAGAGCAAAATCTCAAAAAATCTGAAGGCGACCGTAAAAAGCTCGCTAAAGCCACAGATCCTGCCGAGATTGAAAATCTCACTCAAATCATTCAAGAATTTGATCAGAAATACCAATTTGATACTTGGATAGCTAATGCCGCGAATGTAATGGCTAAACAACTTAAATTTGGTACTCATATTTCGAAAGGGATTCATCCAGATACGAAAGGAGATAATGTCAATTTCCAATCAAATGATTTGCTCCCACCTGAATATGTAGGTTCGCAAAGTGTAAGCAGCTTAGAGCTAGATGCGAATGGTAATGCTGCCGCACTTCCTCTTGCTTCTTTTTTCAATTTTATTGTTGATGAAGAAAAACAGCTTAAATTGCGAGATTTATTGCTTTCAGATGATCTAAGATTAGACAGTTGTTTTGCCGATGATTTAGAGTTATCAAAGTGTTATAAAAAACAATTTCAACAAGCATTAATGGGTGATTTAACACAGCCTGAAACTCACGAGAGAAATAAGCAATTGCTTTGGGCTAATGGAGAGAATGCGATAGAAAATGATGATTATACTTGTTTAATTCCGCTTTATCCTTCCTCTCTTACTTATGCCTTCTACCAAAAAGTGAACAATAATCGCTATTCAGAGCAAAATAAACAAGCGAGAGAAAATCGAAATAAAAAAACAGTAGAACAAGCACATTATGTTTCTATCAATCAACTTGCTACAGTCGCTCTTGGTGGAAGCAAACCACAGAATATATCGCTGTTAATGTCTGCACAAGGTGGTCGCAATTATCTCCTTCCGTCTTTACCACCGATTATGACTTCAAGTCATTATTTTAAACTTTCCACTTCCCAAACTACTATTTTCAATGATCGCCTTGTTTATGCTTGTCGTTATGGATTGCGTCAATTATTTGAAGTTGTTGAGGCTCGTAAAAATGTGTATGAGGTGCGAGATAACCGAATTGAAGCGTTAAACATTGTTTTGCAGTCCGTATTACGTATCGCAAGCACGTTACAAAAGCAGCAAGCGGGCTGGTCTAAAGACTATCAATTGGAAATGTGTGAGAAATATTGGCTTGATCCAAAACGTTCGTTATTGCCGGAAGAAGAGGCGTTCCGAGTTGAGTATGAAAAAGGCGATTGGGTTGATGAAGTTGAGCGTCATTTTGCTTTGTGGATAAATCGTTGTTTACAGAAACGGTTCCCTAAAATTGCTGACGATTTTGCTGATCCAGAATACAACGAATGGCGCAGAAATATTCGCAATACCTTACGTTATCGCTTACGTCATCCATAG